Proteins found in one Ptychodera flava strain L36383 chromosome 16, AS_Pfla_20210202, whole genome shotgun sequence genomic segment:
- the LOC139114601 gene encoding proteasome subunit beta type-1-like, with the protein MSVQVPPFARSQNAAGPKQRYFSPYAFNGGTVMAIAGEDFAVIASDTRLSEGFQIHTRDNPKTYSLTNNAVLGCTGFHGDVLTLTKVIEARLKMFKNEHQKEMSCSAIAAMLSTILYYRRFFPYYVYNILAGLDSEGKGCVFSYDPVGSYERESFRAAGSASAMLQPLLDNQIGYKNQQNVEHLPLSRDKAVNLVKDVFISAAERDIYTGDEIIINVIDKDGVQTNRFPLRRD; encoded by the exons atgagCGTTCAAGTACCACCTTTTGCGCGTAGTCAAAATGCTGCCGGACCGAAACAAAGATACTTCAGTCCATACGCCTTCAACGGAGG CACTGTCATGGCAATAGCCGGCGAAGATTTTGCAGTCATAGCATCAGATACAAGACTTAGTGAAGGATTTCAAATACATACCAGGGACAATCCCAAAACATACAGCTT GACTAACAATGCAGTCTTAGGATGTACGGGGTTTCATGGTGATGTACTTACGCTAACAAAAGTAATTGAAGCAAGACTAAAG ATGTTTAAGAATGAACATCAAAAAGAAATGAGCTGTTCTGCTATAGCCGCCATGTTATCAACAATCCTTTACTACAGACGTTTCTTTCCTTATTATGTCTACAATATCTTAGCTGGTTTAGATTCAGAAG GTAAAGGCTGTGTATTCAGCTATGATCCAGTGGGTTCATATGAAAGAGAGAGCTTCCGTGCTGCAGGCTCTGCCAGTGCTATGTTACAACCACTTCTAGATAATCAG ATTGGCTACAAGAACCAACAGAATGTTGAACATCTTCCACTGTCAAGAGACAAAGCAGTCAATTTAGTGAAAGATGTTTTTATTTCAGCAGCCGAAAGAGATATCTATACAGGtgatgaaattatcatcaatgtTATAGACAAAGATGGTGTCCAGACCAACAGATTTCCTCTCAGGCGAGATTAA
- the LOC139114602 gene encoding U6 snRNA-associated Sm-like protein LSm2, with amino-acid sequence MLFYSFFKSLVGKDVVVELKNDLSIHGTLHSVDQFLNIKLTDISVTDPEKYPHMLSVKNCFIRGSVVRYVQLPADEVDSQLLQDAARKEAVQNKGN; translated from the exons ATG CTCTTCTACTCATTTTTTAAGTCATTAGTCGGAAAGGACGTAGTGGTGGAACTCAAGAATGATTTGAG TATTCATGGAACACTTCACTCTGTGGATCAATTTCTGAACATCAAACTAACAGATATCAGTGTAACAGATCCTGAAAAATATCCACACATG TTATCAGTGAAGAACTGTTTTATACGTGGTTCAGTGGTTCGATATGTGCAGTTACCAGCAGATGAAGTGGATTCACAGTTACTCCAAGATGCTGCAAGGAAGGAAGCTGTTCAAAATAAAGGAAACTAA